In bacterium, a single window of DNA contains:
- the leuS gene encoding leucine--tRNA ligase produces the protein MSEYDFREIEERWRKRWEETRHDETDHVSDRPRCYCLSMYSYPSGDRLHLGHWYNYVPADTWARFKRMRGFNVFQPVGFDSFGLPAENYAIKCGVHPGVHTAENIRIIREQLKTLGPMYDWRSELATHTPEYYKWTQWLFLTLYRNGLAYRAAMPVNWCPSCQTVLANEQVVDGACERDGAEVERRNLTQWCFRITRYADRLIDNLASLDWPEETKKKQINWIGRSHGAEVVFTVPAGTVDGALPAGTETDAAGGALLRVFTTRPDTLYGVTYMALAPEHPLVAALTDEAHRSGVSDYRRKAQRLSEVDRQSTDRPKTGVHTGAVAVNPVNGERVPVLVADYVLATYGTGAVMAVPAHDERDFAFAAELGLPVRRVILAPGGDPEAPLEAAYTEPGSMLNSGEHDGMDSVEGGRRIVESLAARGLGAATIQYRLRDWIISRQRYWGAPIPIVHCAHCGEVPVPDEQLPVLLPEVAEYRPRGKSPLAACASYMNTRCPQCGEPARRDPDTMDTFVCSSWYFLRYLEPGLDTAPFRRETLAKWFPIEMYVGGADHAYGHLIYARFINMVLYDLGLVPSEEPFRSLRHQGMITRNGEKMSKSKGNTVVPADYLANYGTDTLRTYLMFGFAFAEGGDWTDDGIDGVWRYLNRVWRLIDAAQDGHSPAGDAPADAVPLAPDDTRRRWPRLRRVMHNSIKGCTQDIERFQFNTALSRLMELTNALYHYAGRDIVDLGDANFREGLEVLVRMLAPFAPHLGAELWERLGGGTSVFDATWPQWREEYLIADSITYVIQINGKIRERMEASRDAERGQLEREALSHGRIPELIGDKTVRKVIVIPNKLVNIVV, from the coding sequence ATGTCAGAATATGATTTCCGGGAAATCGAAGAGCGCTGGCGGAAGCGCTGGGAAGAAACGCGCCACGACGAGACGGACCACGTCTCGGACCGCCCCCGCTGCTACTGCCTCAGCATGTACTCCTACCCGAGCGGCGACAGACTCCACCTGGGCCACTGGTACAACTACGTCCCCGCCGACACCTGGGCCCGCTTCAAGCGCATGCGCGGCTTCAACGTCTTCCAGCCGGTGGGTTTCGACAGCTTCGGCCTGCCGGCCGAGAACTACGCCATCAAGTGCGGCGTGCATCCGGGCGTGCATACCGCGGAGAACATCCGTATCATCCGCGAACAGCTCAAGACCCTCGGGCCCATGTACGACTGGCGCAGCGAGCTGGCGACCCACACGCCCGAGTACTACAAGTGGACCCAGTGGCTGTTCTTGACCCTCTACCGCAACGGGCTGGCCTACCGCGCGGCGATGCCGGTGAACTGGTGCCCGTCCTGCCAGACGGTGCTGGCCAACGAGCAGGTCGTCGACGGCGCGTGCGAGCGCGACGGCGCCGAGGTCGAGCGCCGCAACCTCACGCAGTGGTGCTTCCGCATCACGCGTTACGCCGACCGCCTGATCGACAACCTGGCATCCCTGGACTGGCCGGAGGAGACCAAGAAGAAGCAGATCAACTGGATCGGACGCAGCCACGGCGCGGAGGTGGTCTTCACCGTCCCGGCCGGGACCGTCGACGGCGCCTTGCCGGCCGGCACCGAGACGGACGCCGCCGGCGGCGCCCTGCTGCGCGTCTTCACTACGCGTCCCGACACGCTCTACGGCGTGACGTACATGGCCCTGGCGCCGGAGCATCCGCTGGTCGCCGCGCTCACCGACGAAGCCCATCGGTCCGGGGTGTCGGACTACCGCCGCAAGGCCCAGCGCCTGAGCGAAGTCGACCGCCAGAGCACCGACCGGCCCAAGACCGGCGTGCACACCGGCGCCGTGGCGGTCAACCCGGTCAACGGCGAGCGCGTGCCCGTCCTGGTGGCGGACTACGTCCTGGCCACCTACGGCACCGGCGCCGTGATGGCGGTGCCCGCCCACGACGAGCGCGACTTCGCCTTCGCCGCGGAGCTGGGCCTGCCGGTCCGCCGCGTCATCCTCGCTCCCGGCGGCGATCCCGAGGCGCCGCTGGAAGCCGCTTACACCGAGCCGGGGAGCATGTTGAATTCCGGGGAACACGACGGAATGGACAGCGTCGAGGGCGGCCGCAGGATCGTCGAGTCCCTCGCGGCCCGGGGACTCGGTGCGGCGACCATCCAGTATCGTCTGCGGGACTGGATCATCAGCCGCCAGCGCTACTGGGGCGCGCCGATCCCCATCGTGCATTGCGCGCATTGCGGCGAGGTCCCGGTGCCCGACGAGCAGCTCCCGGTGCTGTTGCCGGAGGTCGCGGAATACCGCCCGCGGGGCAAGTCGCCGCTGGCCGCCTGCGCGTCGTACATGAACACGCGATGCCCGCAGTGCGGCGAACCCGCGCGCCGCGACCCGGACACCATGGACACCTTCGTCTGCAGTTCGTGGTACTTCCTGCGTTACCTCGAGCCGGGACTGGACACCGCGCCTTTCCGCCGCGAAACCCTCGCGAAGTGGTTTCCCATCGAGATGTACGTGGGCGGCGCCGACCACGCCTACGGGCACCTGATCTACGCCCGCTTCATAAACATGGTGCTCTACGACCTGGGCCTGGTACCGTCGGAGGAGCCGTTCCGGAGCTTGCGCCACCAGGGCATGATCACACGCAACGGCGAAAAGATGTCCAAGAGCAAGGGGAATACGGTCGTGCCGGCGGACTACCTGGCGAATTATGGCACCGATACCCTGCGCACCTACCTCATGTTCGGCTTCGCCTTTGCCGAGGGCGGCGACTGGACCGACGACGGCATCGACGGGGTCTGGCGCTATCTCAACCGCGTGTGGCGTCTGATCGACGCGGCGCAGGACGGGCATTCGCCGGCTGGTGACGCCCCGGCCGATGCCGTTCCCCTCGCGCCCGACGACACACGGCGGCGCTGGCCGCGGTTGCGTCGTGTCATGCACAACTCCATCAAGGGCTGCACCCAGGACATCGAGCGCTTCCAGTTCAACACGGCGCTGAGCCGCCTGATGGAACTGACCAACGCCCTGTACCATTACGCGGGCCGAGACATCGTGGATCTGGGCGACGCCAACTTCCGGGAAGGACTCGAGGTGCTGGTGCGCATGCTGGCCCCCTTCGCCCCCCATCTGGGAGCGGAGCTCTGGGAACGCCTCGGCGGCGGCACGAGCGTCTTCGACGCGACCTGGCCGCAGTGGCGCGAGGAGTACCTCATCGCGGATTCCATCACCTACGTCATCCAGATCAACGGCAAGATCCGGGAACGCATGGAAGCGTCCCGGGACGCCGAGCGGGGACAGCTCGAAAGGGAGGCCCTGTCCCACGGACGCATCCCCGAGCTGATCGGCGATAAGACCGTACGCAAGGTGATCGTGATTCCCAACAAGCTGGTGAACATCGTCGTGTGA